A region from the Pontixanthobacter aestiaquae genome encodes:
- a CDS encoding O-acetylhomoserine aminocarboxypropyltransferase, with translation MTDQKIETLAIHAGCEPDPTTNARVTPIYQTSSYVFDDVDHASRLFNLEEFGNIYTRIMNPTNAALEGKIAAMEGGIGALAVASGHAAQLIVFHTLMEPGCEIVAAKKLYGGSLNQLAHSFKKMGWHTNFVDADDPANVAAAITDKTRAVFIESLANPGGVVQDIEALAKVAHNAGVPLVVDNTMASPILCRPIEYGADIVVESTTKFLNGHGNSVGGVIIDSGKFDWTASDKFPEMSQPNASYHGAVLSDAVGEMAFIIACRVLALRDLGPAMAPMNAFLTLTGMETLALRMERHCSNALAVATWLQEHEKVAWVGYAGLPDSPYNALANKYLGGRAGAVFTFGLKGGYDAGVKLVSSVDLFSHLANIGDTRSLIIHPASTTHSQLSEAELVSAGAGPDVVRLSVGIEHVDDIIADLEQALTKI, from the coding sequence ATGACCGACCAAAAGATTGAAACGCTAGCCATCCATGCCGGTTGTGAGCCCGACCCCACAACCAACGCGCGGGTTACGCCGATCTATCAGACATCATCCTATGTGTTTGACGATGTTGACCATGCATCGCGGCTGTTCAATCTTGAAGAGTTCGGGAACATCTACACCCGCATCATGAACCCGACCAATGCGGCGCTCGAAGGCAAGATCGCGGCCATGGAAGGCGGAATAGGCGCGCTGGCAGTTGCATCGGGCCATGCCGCGCAGTTAATTGTGTTCCACACACTTATGGAGCCGGGCTGCGAGATTGTTGCGGCGAAGAAGCTTTATGGCGGCTCGCTCAACCAGCTGGCGCACAGTTTCAAGAAAATGGGTTGGCATACGAACTTTGTGGACGCTGACGATCCTGCCAATGTAGCCGCAGCGATTACCGACAAGACACGCGCGGTATTTATCGAAAGCCTCGCGAATCCGGGAGGCGTTGTGCAGGATATCGAGGCCCTTGCGAAAGTGGCCCATAATGCAGGCGTTCCGCTGGTAGTGGACAACACTATGGCCAGCCCGATCTTATGTCGTCCGATTGAATATGGCGCGGATATCGTGGTGGAATCGACCACCAAATTCCTGAATGGTCACGGAAACTCGGTTGGCGGAGTGATAATTGATTCCGGCAAATTCGATTGGACCGCCAGCGACAAGTTCCCCGAAATGAGCCAACCCAACGCATCCTATCACGGCGCGGTTCTCAGCGATGCTGTGGGTGAGATGGCGTTCATCATCGCTTGCCGCGTTCTGGCCTTAAGGGACCTCGGCCCGGCTATGGCACCGATGAATGCGTTTCTGACGCTGACCGGCATGGAGACATTGGCTCTGCGGATGGAACGGCATTGCAGCAATGCGCTGGCGGTTGCCACATGGTTGCAGGAGCATGAGAAGGTTGCATGGGTCGGTTACGCGGGATTGCCCGATAGTCCTTATAATGCACTCGCGAACAAATATCTCGGTGGCCGAGCAGGCGCAGTGTTCACTTTCGGATTGAAAGGCGGATATGATGCAGGTGTGAAGCTGGTTTCCAGTGTCGATCTGTTCAGCCACTTGGCGAATATCGGTGACACACGTTCGCTCATCATCCATCCGGCTTCGACAACGCACAGTCAGTTGAGTGAAGCGGAGCTGGTGAGTGCGGGCGCCGGCCCGGATGTTGTCCGCTTATCTGTGGGGATCGAGCATGTTGACGACATCATCGCTGATCTGGAACAGGCCTTGACGAAAATCTGA
- a CDS encoding enoyl-CoA hydratase-related protein encodes MSYEHIKVEREGPLMIITLNRPERLNAMAPAMADEIGNAFYDLDAGENGARAVLITGEGKGFCSGADLSARSSDSKGGSHQALQNHYNPAINQVLRAPVPVICAVNGPAAGVGCSLALAADFTIASKSAYFLQAFVNIGLVPDGGSTWLLVRAIGRARATRMMMLGEKIGSEQAEEWGLIYKAVEPDALMDEARALAEKLANGPTLALRTMKENINIALDGTLPEVFVNEAEGQRLAGASADAMEGGMAFLQKRKAEFKGK; translated from the coding sequence GTGAGTTACGAGCATATCAAGGTTGAGCGGGAAGGCCCGCTGATGATTATCACGCTAAACCGTCCCGAGCGGCTCAACGCGATGGCACCGGCGATGGCGGACGAGATTGGCAACGCTTTCTACGATCTGGATGCCGGTGAGAATGGGGCGCGCGCGGTGCTGATCACCGGCGAGGGCAAGGGCTTTTGCTCGGGCGCGGATTTGTCGGCACGCTCCAGTGATTCCAAAGGTGGCAGCCATCAGGCGCTGCAAAACCACTATAACCCGGCGATCAACCAAGTGCTGCGCGCACCGGTTCCGGTGATCTGCGCGGTCAATGGCCCTGCAGCGGGCGTCGGTTGCTCGTTGGCACTGGCAGCGGACTTCACCATCGCTAGCAAGTCGGCTTATTTCCTGCAGGCCTTCGTCAATATCGGGCTTGTGCCCGATGGCGGCTCGACTTGGCTGCTGGTCCGCGCAATTGGCCGCGCTCGGGCAACGCGGATGATGATGCTGGGCGAGAAAATCGGCAGTGAGCAGGCCGAGGAATGGGGCTTGATTTATAAAGCTGTTGAACCGGACGCGCTAATGGATGAAGCGCGCGCTTTGGCTGAAAAGCTTGCGAACGGGCCGACACTTGCGCTCCGTACGATGAAAGAGAACATCAACATTGCACTCGACGGGACATTGCCGGAAGTGTTCGTGAATGAGGCCGAAGGACAACGTCTTGCTGGTGCGAGTGCAGATGCGATGGAGGGCGGCATGGCCTTCCTGCAAAAACGCAAGGCTGAATTTAAGGGTAAGTAA
- the mce gene encoding methylmalonyl-CoA epimerase produces the protein MKLGRLNHIGVATPSIDESIRYYRDVMGATSFHTPFDLEAQGVKVCFVDTPGENGTHGTQIELIEPLGPDSPIAKFLANNPLGGQHHVCFEVEDIAEARTWFEGQCKRILGPTRIGAHGTPIFFLHPKDMMGQLTEIMETPEEGTHWSN, from the coding sequence ATGAAACTAGGTCGCCTCAATCATATCGGCGTTGCAACGCCGTCCATCGACGAATCGATCCGCTATTACCGCGATGTCATGGGCGCAACTTCGTTCCACACGCCCTTCGATCTTGAGGCGCAGGGTGTGAAGGTCTGCTTTGTCGACACACCGGGCGAGAATGGTACGCACGGCACACAGATCGAGCTGATCGAGCCGCTCGGCCCGGACAGCCCGATCGCCAAATTCCTCGCCAATAACCCGCTGGGCGGTCAGCATCACGTGTGCTTCGAGGTTGAGGATATTGCGGAGGCGCGGACATGGTTTGAAGGGCAGTGTAAACGTATCCTTGGCCCAACGCGGATCGGGGCGCATGGCACGCCGATCTTCTTCCTGCATCCCAAGGACATGATGGGCCAGCTGACCGAGATCATGGAGACGCCCGAAGAGGGCACCCATTGGTCGAACTAA
- the scpA gene encoding methylmalonyl-CoA mutase → MTDKPTVSDWNDLADKESKGRDLSTEMPEGFAVKPLYTEADSADPGLPGFAPFTRGVKATMYAGRPWTIRQYAGFSTAEESNAFYRRNLAAGQKGLSVAFDLATHRGYDSDHPRVVGDVGMAGVAIDTVEDMQILFDQIPLDTMSVSMTMNGAVIPVLAFYIVAGEEQGVSTEQLSGTIQNDILKEFMVRNTYIYPPAPSMRIVSDIIGYTSANMPRFNSISISGYHMHEAGATAVQELAFTIADGKEYVKSAMATGLDIDAFAGRLSFFFGIGMNFFMEIAKLRAARTLWYKVMDDLGAQSERSKMLRTHCQTSGVSLQEQDPYNNVIRTTVEAMAATLGGTQSLHTNALDEAIALPTDFSARIARNTQLVLQEETGITNVVDPLGGSYYIEALTAKLVEEAEVLMAEVDSLGGMTKAVDSGMPKQRIEQAAAAKQTRVDKGEDVIIGVNKYRRETEDHLETLEVDNHKVREGQITRLKKNREGRDEAACQAALAALTEGAKGDGNLLALAVEAARQRASLGEISKAMEDVFGRYDTTPKPVKGVYKTAYEFDKRWAQVLEGVQSVEKRLGRKPKIMVAKMGQDGHDRGANVIASAFTDMGFEVVSGPLFQTPDETMKMAIENEVDAIGASSLAAGHKTLIPELIDLLKGAGRGDIKVVAGGVIPPQDYDFLREAGVQGIYGPGSNVVECGADMLRLLGHNMPPAGEELDEAAE, encoded by the coding sequence ATGACTGACAAACCGACCGTTTCCGACTGGAATGACCTCGCGGACAAGGAGTCCAAGGGCCGCGATCTCTCGACCGAGATGCCCGAGGGATTCGCTGTAAAGCCGCTCTACACCGAAGCCGATTCGGCCGATCCCGGCTTGCCAGGTTTCGCTCCATTCACGCGCGGGGTGAAAGCGACGATGTATGCGGGCCGTCCGTGGACGATCCGGCAGTATGCGGGATTTTCAACCGCAGAAGAATCGAACGCATTCTACCGTCGCAATCTGGCGGCTGGTCAGAAGGGCCTGTCGGTCGCTTTCGACCTCGCCACCCATCGCGGTTACGATTCCGATCACCCGCGGGTGGTCGGCGATGTCGGCATGGCGGGCGTCGCGATTGATACGGTCGAGGATATGCAGATCCTGTTCGACCAGATCCCGCTCGACACGATGTCGGTCAGCATGACCATGAACGGCGCGGTCATTCCGGTGCTGGCGTTCTATATCGTAGCGGGCGAGGAGCAGGGCGTTTCGACCGAGCAACTCAGCGGCACGATCCAGAACGACATTCTCAAAGAATTTATGGTCCGTAATACCTATATCTATCCACCTGCGCCGAGCATGCGGATCGTGTCGGACATTATCGGATATACCTCGGCCAATATGCCGAGATTTAATAGTATTTCGATCAGCGGCTATCACATGCATGAGGCCGGCGCGACGGCGGTGCAAGAGCTCGCTTTCACCATCGCCGACGGCAAGGAATATGTGAAAAGCGCGATGGCGACCGGGCTCGATATCGATGCCTTTGCGGGGCGCCTGAGCTTCTTTTTCGGAATCGGCATGAACTTCTTCATGGAGATCGCCAAACTGCGCGCTGCGCGGACCCTGTGGTACAAAGTTATGGACGATCTGGGCGCGCAATCCGAGCGCTCCAAGATGCTGCGGACGCACTGCCAGACGTCAGGTGTGAGCCTTCAGGAGCAAGACCCGTACAACAACGTCATCCGGACCACGGTAGAGGCAATGGCGGCAACGCTTGGCGGTACACAGTCGCTCCACACCAACGCGCTCGATGAAGCCATTGCGCTGCCGACCGATTTCAGCGCCCGTATCGCGCGTAACACGCAATTGGTTCTGCAGGAAGAAACCGGCATCACCAATGTCGTCGATCCGCTCGGCGGCAGCTATTATATTGAGGCGCTGACTGCGAAACTGGTCGAGGAAGCCGAAGTGCTGATGGCCGAAGTCGATAGCCTTGGCGGAATGACCAAAGCGGTCGATAGCGGAATGCCCAAACAGCGGATCGAACAAGCGGCCGCCGCCAAGCAAACGCGCGTCGATAAAGGCGAGGACGTCATCATCGGCGTCAACAAATACCGCCGTGAAACAGAAGACCATCTTGAAACGCTCGAAGTCGATAATCACAAGGTTCGCGAAGGTCAGATCACGCGGCTGAAGAAGAACCGTGAGGGCCGTGACGAGGCAGCGTGTCAGGCGGCGCTCGCGGCGCTCACCGAAGGTGCAAAGGGTGATGGCAATCTGTTGGCGTTAGCGGTGGAGGCCGCGCGGCAACGCGCTTCCCTCGGCGAGATATCGAAGGCAATGGAGGACGTGTTCGGCCGATACGACACCACGCCGAAGCCGGTGAAGGGCGTCTACAAAACAGCCTATGAATTCGACAAACGCTGGGCGCAGGTTCTGGAAGGCGTGCAATCGGTCGAGAAACGCCTTGGCCGCAAACCAAAGATCATGGTGGCGAAAATGGGGCAGGATGGCCACGATCGCGGCGCGAATGTGATCGCGAGCGCTTTCACCGATATGGGGTTTGAAGTTGTCTCCGGACCGCTGTTCCAGACCCCCGATGAGACAATGAAAATGGCTATCGAGAATGAAGTCGACGCGATCGGCGCAAGCTCGCTCGCGGCGGGGCACAAGACGCTGATCCCCGAACTGATCGACTTGCTCAAAGGCGCAGGCCGCGGCGATATCAAAGTCGTCGCGGGCGGGGTGATCCCGCCGCAAGACTATGACTTTCTTCGCGAGGCAGGGGTGCAGGGCATCTACGGTCCCGGCAGCAACGTGGTCGAATGTGGTGCCGACATGCTGCGCCTGCTGGGCCACAATATGCCGCCTGCGGGTGAGGAGTTGGACGAGGCGGCGGAGTGA
- a CDS encoding acyl-CoA carboxylase subunit beta, which yields MSANIAELERRREAARMGGGQKRIDAQHSKGKLTARERLDVLLDEGSFEELDMFVEHDCVDFGMAEQKIPGDGVVTGSGTINGRLVYVYSQDFTVFGGSLSKRHAEKICKVMETAMKNGAPVIGLNDSGGARIQEGVASLGGYADVFQRNVLASGVVPQISLIMGPCAGGAVYSPAMTDFIFMVKDSSYMFVTGPDVVKTVTNEVVTQEELGGAVTHTTKTSVADLAFENDIETLLATRDFFDYLPLSNREEVPERPTADPFDREEASLDTLIPDNANQPYDMHEVIRKTLDEGDFFEIQPAHAGNILCGFGRIEGRTVGVVANQPMVLAGVLDINASKKAARFVRFCDAFEIPILTFVDVPGFLPGTAQEHNGIIKHGAKLLFAYAEATVPKITVITRKAYGGAYDVMASKHLRGDLNYAWPTAEIAVMGAKGAVEIIFRQDRNDPDKIAEKTKEYEDRFANPFVAAQRGYIDNVIYPHSTRRRIALGLRKLRNKQLENPWKKHDNIPL from the coding sequence TTGTCAGCCAATATCGCCGAATTAGAACGCCGCCGTGAGGCCGCCCGGATGGGCGGCGGCCAGAAGCGGATCGATGCGCAGCATAGCAAGGGCAAGCTGACCGCGCGCGAAAGGCTCGATGTGTTGCTCGACGAAGGCAGCTTCGAAGAACTCGACATGTTTGTCGAACATGACTGCGTCGATTTCGGCATGGCCGAGCAGAAGATACCCGGCGACGGCGTGGTCACCGGCAGCGGCACGATCAACGGGCGGCTGGTCTATGTGTACAGCCAGGACTTCACCGTGTTCGGCGGCTCGCTGTCCAAACGCCATGCGGAGAAAATCTGCAAGGTGATGGAAACCGCCATGAAGAATGGCGCGCCTGTCATCGGCCTCAACGACAGCGGCGGCGCGCGGATCCAGGAGGGCGTGGCCAGCCTCGGCGGCTATGCCGATGTGTTCCAGCGCAATGTGCTCGCCAGCGGGGTTGTCCCGCAAATCAGCCTGATCATGGGGCCGTGCGCGGGCGGTGCGGTGTACTCGCCCGCGATGACCGACTTCATCTTTATGGTGAAGGACAGTTCTTACATGTTCGTCACCGGACCGGACGTGGTTAAGACCGTGACCAATGAAGTCGTGACACAGGAAGAACTGGGCGGCGCGGTAACGCACACCACCAAGACTAGCGTGGCCGATTTGGCGTTCGAGAATGACATCGAGACGCTGCTCGCGACGCGCGATTTCTTCGACTACCTGCCCCTGTCGAACCGGGAGGAAGTGCCCGAGCGCCCCACCGCCGATCCGTTCGACCGTGAGGAAGCGAGCCTAGACACGCTGATCCCCGACAATGCCAACCAGCCTTACGATATGCACGAAGTCATCCGTAAAACGCTGGACGAGGGCGATTTCTTCGAAATCCAGCCAGCCCATGCGGGCAACATATTGTGCGGCTTTGGCCGGATCGAAGGCCGCACTGTGGGCGTGGTCGCGAACCAGCCGATGGTACTTGCGGGTGTGCTTGATATCAACGCCTCGAAGAAAGCCGCACGCTTCGTGCGCTTCTGCGATGCGTTCGAAATTCCGATCCTGACCTTCGTCGATGTCCCCGGCTTCCTGCCCGGCACAGCGCAGGAGCATAACGGCATCATCAAACACGGCGCGAAATTGCTTTTCGCCTATGCCGAGGCCACCGTGCCCAAGATCACCGTAATCACCCGCAAAGCCTACGGCGGCGCGTATGATGTGATGGCGTCCAAGCATCTGCGCGGCGACCTCAACTACGCCTGGCCAACCGCCGAAATCGCGGTGATGGGCGCGAAAGGTGCAGTGGAGATTATCTTCCGCCAGGACCGCAACGACCCGGACAAAATCGCCGAGAAGACCAAGGAATACGAAGACCGCTTCGCCAACCCCTTCGTAGCGGCACAGCGCGGCTATATCGACAATGTGATCTACCCGCACTCGACGCGGAGGCGGATTGCGTTGGGGTTACGCAAGCTGCGGAACAAGCAGCTTGAGAACCCGTGGAAGAAGCATGATAATATACCGTTGTGA
- the bioB gene encoding biotin synthase BioB gives MTQIRTDWTRDEIATLFNLPFTELLFQGASVHRENHPPDQVQLCTLLSIKTGGCPEDCGYCSQSVKADSGVEATKLMDVQAVLQSAAQAKDHGSQRFCMGAAWRNPKDRDMPAIVEIVKGVREMGLETCMTLGMLSPKQASMLAEAGLDYYNHNIDSSPEYYERVISTRKFEERIETLDHVRKSGINVCSGGIVGMGETREDRVGFVHTLATLEAHPESVPVNALVPVKGTVLGDMLHDTPLAKIDDIEFVRTVAVARITMPMSMVRLSAGRESMSDATQALCFLAGANSIFTGDKLLTAPNAGDDTDAALFERLGMTALQGEEPLRKEVRACGGQAASMRLAEPAK, from the coding sequence ATGACCCAAATCCGCACTGACTGGACCCGCGACGAAATCGCGACCCTCTTCAACCTTCCCTTCACCGAACTGCTTTTCCAAGGGGCTTCGGTCCACCGCGAGAACCACCCGCCGGATCAGGTGCAGCTTTGCACGCTCCTCTCGATCAAGACCGGCGGTTGTCCTGAGGATTGCGGCTATTGCTCGCAGTCGGTGAAGGCGGATAGCGGCGTCGAGGCGACCAAGCTGATGGATGTGCAGGCGGTGCTGCAATCGGCGGCGCAGGCAAAGGATCATGGCAGCCAGCGCTTCTGCATGGGCGCGGCGTGGCGTAACCCCAAAGATCGCGACATGCCCGCGATTGTCGAGATCGTGAAAGGCGTGCGCGAGATGGGCCTCGAAACCTGCATGACGTTGGGTATGCTCTCGCCAAAACAGGCGAGTATGCTCGCCGAAGCGGGGCTCGATTATTACAACCATAATATCGACAGCAGCCCTGAATATTACGAGCGTGTGATCAGCACGCGCAAATTTGAAGAGCGGATCGAAACGCTCGATCACGTGCGCAAGTCGGGCATCAATGTTTGCAGCGGCGGGATCGTAGGCATGGGTGAAACGCGCGAGGATCGCGTTGGCTTTGTCCATACTCTGGCTACTCTTGAGGCGCATCCGGAGAGCGTTCCCGTGAATGCGCTGGTGCCGGTCAAGGGCACAGTGCTCGGCGATATGCTGCATGACACGCCGCTGGCGAAAATTGACGATATCGAATTTGTTCGCACCGTTGCGGTCGCCCGGATCACCATGCCAATGAGCATGGTACGCCTTTCGGCGGGCCGTGAAAGCATGAGCGATGCAACGCAGGCCTTGTGCTTTCTGGCAGGTGCGAACTCGATCTTCACAGGCGACAAATTGTTGACTGCTCCCAATGCGGGCGATGATACCGATGCGGCTCTGTTCGAACGGCTCGGGATGACTGCGCTTCAGGGTGAGGAGCCTCTGAGAAAAGAGGTGCGGGCTTGCGGCGGTCAGGCGGCGAGTATGCGGCTGGCCGAGCCCGCGAAGTAA
- the gorA gene encoding glutathione-disulfide reductase, with translation MSDYDFDLFTIGAGSGGVRASRVASAHGAKVAVAEEHRVGGTCVIRGCVPKKMLVYGAHFAEDLEDAKQFGWDLEEPTFDWIRLRDTVLGDVDRLNGLYTETLENHNVTIFHERAEITGPHELTLASGKVVTAKYILIATGAEPAVLDFPGSDLAITSNEAFHLDEMPKRVMIAGGGYIANEFAGIFNEFGSKVCLVNRGDVLLRSYDDGLSDRLLKISMMKGINFHFNTTFKSITKNDDGSLHVELNGSDDMDVDVVMFATGRNPNVKGLGLEAVGVEQGKIGEILVDEYSKTNVDHIYAVGDVTNRVQLTPVAIREGQAFADTVFNDDPKTVSYDYIPSAVFSHPPIAAVGMTEGEARNSLGNIKVFQSDFRPMKNVVAGRNERGLYKMIVDAATDKVVGIHMIGPESAEIMQGFAVAVKAGLTKADFDATVAIHPSMAEELVLLK, from the coding sequence ATGTCCGACTATGATTTCGATCTCTTCACTATCGGTGCCGGTTCGGGCGGCGTGCGCGCCTCCCGCGTGGCCTCTGCACATGGCGCTAAGGTTGCCGTTGCTGAGGAGCATCGCGTCGGCGGCACCTGCGTCATTCGCGGCTGTGTGCCCAAGAAAATGCTCGTTTACGGCGCGCATTTTGCGGAAGATTTGGAAGACGCCAAGCAGTTCGGATGGGATTTGGAAGAGCCGACCTTTGACTGGATCCGCCTGCGCGATACAGTGCTCGGCGATGTGGACCGGCTGAACGGTCTCTACACCGAGACGCTCGAAAACCACAATGTCACAATCTTCCACGAACGCGCAGAGATCACTGGTCCGCACGAACTGACGCTCGCCAGCGGTAAGGTCGTAACGGCGAAATACATTTTGATTGCAACCGGCGCAGAGCCCGCGGTACTCGATTTCCCGGGCAGCGATCTGGCAATTACATCGAACGAAGCATTCCATTTGGACGAAATGCCAAAGCGCGTCATGATTGCTGGCGGCGGTTACATTGCCAACGAGTTTGCGGGTATTTTCAACGAATTCGGCAGCAAGGTTTGCCTCGTCAATCGCGGCGATGTTTTGCTGCGCAGTTACGATGACGGGCTGAGTGACCGCCTGCTGAAAATCAGTATGATGAAGGGGATTAATTTTCACTTCAACACGACGTTCAAAAGCATCACGAAGAACGATGATGGCTCGCTGCATGTCGAGCTGAATGGTTCCGATGATATGGATGTCGATGTTGTGATGTTCGCGACTGGCCGGAACCCTAATGTGAAAGGGCTTGGCCTGGAAGCTGTAGGCGTGGAGCAAGGCAAGATCGGCGAAATCCTGGTCGATGAATATTCGAAAACCAATGTCGATCACATCTATGCCGTGGGCGATGTGACCAACCGCGTTCAGCTAACTCCCGTGGCCATTCGCGAAGGGCAGGCCTTTGCCGACACTGTGTTCAACGACGATCCGAAAACGGTCAGCTACGACTACATCCCCAGCGCAGTGTTCAGCCACCCGCCAATCGCCGCGGTTGGTATGACCGAAGGCGAAGCGCGCAACAGTCTGGGCAATATTAAAGTGTTCCAGTCAGACTTCCGCCCGATGAAGAATGTTGTCGCCGGCCGAAACGAGCGCGGGCTCTACAAGATGATTGTCGATGCGGCGACGGACAAAGTGGTTGGTATCCATATGATCGGCCCAGAATCTGCCGAAATTATGCAAGGGTTTGCCGTGGCCGTGAAAGCGGGTCTTACGAAAGCAGACTTCGATGCTACAGTCGCGATCCACCCGTCGATGGCAGAAGAACTGGTGCTGCTGAAGTAA
- a CDS encoding CDP-alcohol phosphatidyltransferase family protein has protein sequence MQNPLDSTEAAGQPVMDPVDRIQQNFLAKNERRLLDIICARMPAWVTPDMMTALGMFGALIILLGYIGSNQNPAWLWLCIAGYVLHWIGDSTDGSLARFRKIERPRYGYFLDHSCDALGTTMIVGGIGLTPYVSLDLALFALVGYLLLSVHAFLAVRVLGEMKLSYLNAGPTELRFMLIALTLAMLGFGAGPGWFGGISGFDIFTGVIGAILLLLFVIQTLSTVRRLGKQEPARNDKWRSRNQ, from the coding sequence ATGCAAAATCCTCTCGATTCCACTGAAGCCGCCGGGCAGCCCGTGATGGACCCGGTTGACCGGATCCAGCAGAATTTTCTCGCCAAGAACGAGCGGCGTTTGCTCGATATTATTTGCGCCCGAATGCCCGCTTGGGTCACGCCCGATATGATGACTGCGCTGGGCATGTTCGGGGCGCTGATCATCCTGCTGGGCTATATTGGCAGCAACCAAAATCCGGCTTGGTTATGGCTGTGTATCGCGGGTTATGTGCTGCATTGGATTGGCGATTCCACCGATGGCAGTCTGGCGCGGTTCCGCAAGATCGAACGGCCGCGTTACGGCTATTTCCTCGACCATAGCTGCGATGCGCTGGGCACCACGATGATCGTCGGCGGGATCGGCCTGACGCCGTATGTTAGCCTTGATCTGGCGCTGTTCGCGCTGGTCGGATATTTGCTGCTGTCGGTACATGCTTTCTTGGCGGTACGGGTGCTGGGCGAAATGAAGCTGTCTTACCTCAATGCCGGACCGACCGAACTGCGCTTTATGCTGATCGCGCTGACCTTGGCGATGCTCGGCTTCGGCGCCGGACCGGGCTGGTTCGGCGGGATTTCCGGCTTCGATATCTTCACGGGTGTGATCGGCGCGATATTGCTGCTGCTGTTTGTTATCCAAACGCTGAGCACCGTGCGCCGGCTGGGCAAGCAGGAGCCAGCGCGCAACGATAAGTGGCGCTCCCGTAACCAATAA
- a CDS encoding SDR family oxidoreductase, translated as MELAEKIVLLTGGSAGIGREMAWQLKAKGAVVVVTGRNEQRLAAMRKDGFVAVAADLSHAAGVDALLDVWGDRELDILINNAGQGVDHDFREHTPDPDAADDCIYANLNAPIRLITALLPRLHKRPEAAIINVTSGLAIAPNAGSPVYCATKAALRSYTQALRAQVGGVNFNIIEALPPVVDTQMTAGRKNKKMPADECARQILSALENDKPEANVGMVKVLKRIHSVSPAAARKFMLRF; from the coding sequence ATGGAGCTTGCTGAGAAGATCGTCCTCCTAACCGGAGGAAGCGCCGGAATTGGCCGCGAAATGGCATGGCAACTCAAAGCCAAAGGTGCCGTAGTTGTGGTCACTGGCCGCAATGAGCAGCGTCTGGCGGCGATGCGCAAGGACGGCTTCGTTGCGGTTGCGGCGGACCTATCGCACGCAGCCGGTGTCGATGCACTGCTCGATGTTTGGGGGGATCGCGAGCTCGATATTCTGATCAACAATGCGGGGCAGGGCGTCGATCATGATTTTCGCGAGCATACGCCGGATCCGGATGCTGCGGATGATTGCATTTACGCCAATCTCAATGCGCCGATCCGTTTGATTACGGCTCTGCTTCCGCGTCTGCACAAGCGGCCCGAGGCGGCGATCATCAATGTCACCAGCGGACTGGCGATTGCGCCGAATGCGGGCAGTCCCGTCTATTGCGCGACCAAGGCAGCTCTGCGCAGTTACACGCAGGCGCTGCGCGCGCAGGTGGGCGGCGTGAACTTCAATATCATCGAGGCGCTTCCGCCGGTCGTGGACACACAGATGACTGCTGGACGCAAGAACAAGAAGATGCCCGCCGACGAGTGCGCGCGGCAGATTTTGTCCGCGCTAGAGAATGACAAACCCGAAGCCAATGTCGGCATGGTGAAGGTTCTGAAGCGGATACATTCTGTATCACCGGCCGCGGCGCGGAAATTTATGCTGCGATTTTAG
- a CDS encoding heme-dependent oxidative N-demethylase family protein: MGLCSLSEEEWLQPDPDLAARAAAFAADPYGVQHTRYTDEPGRELAAMLGVEGGLLDAAKAHHEDMCLLKKFADEDFYRLIGTAVAYPTDWHPKEKMGLPLTAMHEPIQGYAEQLASGVDHFMTKLKPGKIFGRCNWFIAPIPELRWIADEPAAVAYRHVTAGNAGETLFVRSERQTLRRLPETGTILFTIGVYVAPLSDLSRENVALLSHAMQDLLQGEGDRRGAPHYASYLIGYAAKQSRN, encoded by the coding sequence ATGGGGCTTTGCTCCTTGTCGGAGGAAGAATGGCTGCAGCCGGATCCCGACTTGGCGGCGCGCGCGGCTGCCTTCGCTGCGGATCCTTATGGCGTTCAGCACACTCGATACACGGACGAGCCCGGAAGAGAGCTGGCCGCGATGCTCGGCGTCGAAGGCGGCCTGTTGGATGCAGCCAAGGCGCATCACGAAGATATGTGCTTGCTCAAAAAATTCGCCGATGAGGATTTCTATCGTTTGATCGGTACTGCTGTTGCCTATCCAACCGACTGGCACCCCAAGGAAAAGATGGGCCTGCCGCTCACTGCGATGCATGAACCGATCCAAGGCTATGCCGAGCAGCTCGCGAGCGGCGTTGATCACTTCATGACGAAGCTGAAGCCTGGCAAGATTTTTGGCCGCTGCAATTGGTTTATCGCACCAATTCCCGAATTAAGGTGGATCGCCGACGAGCCGGCTGCAGTCGCGTATCGCCACGTGACCGCTGGGAATGCGGGTGAAACTCTCTTCGTCCGCAGCGAAAGGCAAACGCTGCGGCGCTTGCCCGAGACCGGAACCATCCTGTTCACGATTGGTGTTTACGTCGCTCCGCTGAGCGATCTTTCGCGTGAAAATGTGGCGTTGCTTTCCCACGCGATGCAGGATCTGTTGCAAGGTGAAGGAGACCGCCGCGGAGCTCCCCATTACGCTTCGTATTTAATCGGCTATGCTGCGAAGCAATCGAGGAACTGA